A genomic window from Macaca mulatta isolate MMU2019108-1 chromosome 19, T2T-MMU8v2.0, whole genome shotgun sequence includes:
- the PLIN4 gene encoding perilipin-4 isoform X7, with amino-acid sequence MSAPDEGRRDPPKPKGKTLGSFFGSLPGFSSARNLVANAHSSARARPATDPAGAPAAEAARPQAQAPVPTVAAHPEQTAPWTEKELQPSEKQMASGAKDLVCSKMSRAKDAVSSGMASVVDAAKGVVQGGLDTTRSALTGTKEVVSSGVTGAVDMAKGAAQGGLDTSKAVLTGTKDTVSAGLTGAVNVAKGTVQAGVDTTKTVLTGTKDTVTTGVMGAVNLAKGTVQTGVDTSKAVLTGTKDAVSTGLTGAVNVARGTIQTGVDTSKTVLTGTKDTVCSGVTGAVNVAKGTIQTGVDTTKTVLTGTKDTVCSGVTGAMNLAKGAVQGGLDTTKSVVMGTKDTVSTGFMGAANVAKGAVQTGLNTTQNIAAGTKDTICSGVTGAMNLARGTIQTGMDTTKTVLTGTKDTVCGGVTGAMNVAKGAVQGGLDTTKSVLTGTKDAVSTGLMGTANVAKGAVQTGVDTAKTVLTGTKDTVTTGLMGAVNVAKGTVQTGVDTTKTVLTGTKDTVTTGLMGAVNVAKGTVQTGVDTTKTVLTGTKNTVCSGVTGAANVAKAAVQGGLDTTKSVLTGTKDAVSTGLTGAVNMAKGTVQTGVDTTKTVLTGTKDTVCSGVTGAVNVAKGAVQGGLDTTKSVVMGTKDTVSTGLTGAANVAKGAVQTGVDTAKTVLTGTKDTVTTGLMGAVNVAKGTVQTGVDTTKTVLTGTKDTDTVCSGVTGAVNVAKGAVQTGLKTTQNIATGTKNTLGSGVTGAVNMAEGAVQMGVDTAKTVLTGTKDTVTTGLMGAVNVAKGTVQTGMDTTKTVLTGTKDTVCGGVTGAANVAKAAVQGGLDTTKSVLTGTKDAVSTGLTGAVNLAKGTVQTGVDTTKTVLTGTKDTVCSGVTGAVNVAKGTVQTGVDTAKAVLSGTKDAVTTGVMGAVNVAKGTMQTGVDTSKAVLTGTKDTVCSGVTGAMSMAKGAVQGGLDTTKAVLTGTKDAASAGLIGSGNVATGAIHTGLSTFQNWLPSTQATSWGGRTSSRTTDNGGEQTALSPREALFAGVSRPPEMLSVGPEPVWEAAATTKSLATDVATFTQGAALGREDTGPLATTHSPEETPRLAMLQNELEGLGDIFHPMNAEEQAQLAASQPGPKVLSAEQGSYFVRLGDLGPSFRQRAFEHAVSHLQHGQFQARDTLAQLQDCFKLIEEAQQAPDGQPCLDQGSGARVEDAAVQEERDAGALSRVCGLLQQLHTAYSGLASSLQGLPAELQQPVKRARHSLCELYGVVASAGSVEALPAEQLVQCHEGVHQAWQGLEQLLEGLQHNPPLSWLVGPFALPPGGQQL; translated from the exons CAAATGGCGTCCGGGGCCAAAGACCTGGTGTGTTCCAAGATGTCCAGGGCCAAGGATGCCGTCTCCTCCGGGATGGCCAGCGTGGTGGATGCGGCTAAGGGAGTGGTCCAGGGAGGCCTGGATACCACTCGGTCTGCACTCACGGGCACCAAGGAGGTGGTGTCCAGCGGGGTCACGGGGGCTGTGGACATGGCTAAGGGGGCCGCCCAAGGGGGTCTGGACACCTCGAAGGCTGTCCTCACCGGCACCAAGGACACGGTGTCCGCTGGGCTCACGGGGGCAGTGAATGTGGCCAAAGGGACCGTACAGGCCGGTGTGGACACCACCAAGACTGTGCTGACCGGCACCAAAGACACAGTGACTACTGGGGTCATGGGGGCAGTGAACTTGGCCAAAGGGACTGTCCAGACCGGCGTGGACACCTCCAAGGCTGTGCTGACTGGCACCAAAGATGCTGTGTCCACTGGGCTCACGGGGGCAGTGAATGTGGCCAGAGGAACCATTCAGACCGGTGTGGACACTAGTAAGACTGTCCTAACAGGTACCAAGGACACCGTCTGTAGTGGGGTGACCGGTGCCGTGAACGTGGCCAAAGGAACCATCCAGACCGGCGTGGACACCACCAAGACTGTCCTAACCGGTACCAAGGACACCGTCTGCAGTGGGGTGACCGGTGCCATGAACTTGGCCAAAGGGGCCGTCCAGGGGGGCCTGGACACCACCAAGTCTGTGGTCATGGGTACAAAAGACACAGTGTCCACTGGGTTCATGGGGGCAGCGAACGTGGCCAAGGGGGCCGTGCAAACTGGGCTGAATACAACCCAAAATATCGCAGCAGGTACAAAGGACACCATCTGTAGTGGGGTAACTGGTGCCATGAACTTGGCCAGAGGAACCATCCAGACAGGCATGGACACCACCAAGACGGTCCTAACAGGTACCAAGGACACTGTCTGCGGTGGGGTGACCGGTGCCATGAATGTGGCCAAAGGGGCCGTCCAGGGGGGCCTGGACACCACCAAGTCTGTCCTGACTGGCACTAAAGACGCTGTGTCCACCGGGCTCATGGGGACAGCGAACGTGGCCAAGGGAGCCGTCCAGACGGGTGTAGACACAGCCAAGACCGTGCTGACCGGCACCAAGGACACAGTGACTACCGGGCTCATGGGGGCAGTGAATGTCGCCAAAGGGACTGTCCAGACCGGCGTGGACACCACCAAGACCGTGCTGACCGGCACCAAGGACACAGTGACTACCGGGCTCATGGGGGCAGTGAATGTCGCCAAAGGGACTGTCCAGACCGGCGTGGACACCACCAAGACCGTGCTGACCGGCACTAAGAATACAGTCTGCAGTGGGGTGACCGGTGCCGCGAATGTGGCCAAAGCGGCCGTCCAGGGGGGCCTGGACACCACCAAGTCTGTCCTGACTGGCACTAAAGACGCTGTGTCCACTGGGCTCACAGGGGCTGTAAACATGGCCAAAGGGACTGTCCAGACCGGCGTGGACACCACCAAGACTGTGTTAACCGGTACCAAGGACACCGTCTGCAGTGGAGTCACTGGTGCCGTGAACGTGGCCAAAGGGGCCGTCCAGGGGGGCCTGGACACCACCAAGTCTGTGGTCATGGGTACGAAAGACACAGTGTCCACCGGGCTCACGGGGGCAGCGAACGTGGCCAAGGGGGCCGTCCAGACGGGTGTAGACACAGCCAAGACCGTGCTAACCGGCACCAAGGACACAGTGACTACCGGGCTCATGGGGGCAGTGAATGTCGCCAAAGGGACTGTCCAGACCGGCGTGGACACCACCAAGACCGTGCTGACCGGCACCAAGGACACA GACACCGTCTGCAGTGGGGTCACCGGTGCCGTGAACGTGGCCAAGGGAGCTGTGCAAACTGGACTGAAAACGACCCAAAATATCGCTACAGGTACAAAGAACACCCTTGGCAGTGGGGTGACCGGTGCCGTGAACATGGCGGAAGGGGCTGTCCAGATGGGTGTAGACACAGCCAAGACCGTGCTGACCGGCACTAAGGACACAGTGACTACCGGGCTCATGGGGGCAGTGAATGTCGCCAAAGGGACCGTCCAGACCGGCATGGACACCACCAAGACTGTCCTAACCGGCACCAAGGACACTGTCTGCGGTGGGGTGACCGGTGCCGCGAATGTGGCCAAAGCGGCCGTCCAGGGGGGCCTGGACACCACCAAGTCTGTCCTGACTGGCACTAAAGACGCTGTGTCCACCGGGCTCACAGGGGCTGTGAACTTGGCCAAGGGGACTGTCCAGACCGGCGTGGACACCACCAAGACTGTGTTAACCGGTACCAAGGACACCGTCTGCAGTGGAGTCACTGGTGCTGTGAATGTGGCCAAAGGGACCGTTCAGAcaggtgtggacacagccaaGGCGGTGCTGAGTGGCACTAAAGATGCAGTGACTACTGGAGTCATGGGGGCAGTGAATGTGGCCAAAGGAACCATGCAGACTGGCGTGGACACCTCCAAGGCTGTGCTAACGGGTACCAAGGACACCGTCTGCAGTGGGGTGACCGGTGCCATGAGCATGGCCAAAGGGGCTGTCCAGGGGGGCCTGGACACCACCAAGGCAGTGCTGACCGGAACCAAAGATGCAGCGTCTGCTGGGCTCATAGGGTCAGGGAACGTGGCAACAGGGGCCATCCACACTGGCCTCAGCACCTTCCAGAATTGGTTACCTAGTACCCAGGCCACCTCCTGGGGTGGACGCACCAGTTCCAGGACCACAGACAATGGTGGGGAGCAGACTGCCCTGAGCCCCCGAGAGGCCCTGTTTGCTGGTGTCTCCAGGCCCCCAGAGATGCTCAGCGTAGGCCCGGAGCCTGTCTGGGAAGCTGCAGCCACAACCAAGAGCCTTGCGACTGACGTGGCCACGTTCACCCAAGGGGCCGCCCTGGGCAGGGAGGACACAGGGCCTTtggccaccacacacagccccgAAGAAACCCCACGCTTGGCGATGCTGCAGAATGAGTTGGAGGGACTGGGGGACATCTTCCACCCCATGAATGCAGAGGAGCAAG CTCAGCTGGCTGCCTCCCAGCCCGGGCCGAAGGTGCTGTCGGCGGAGCAGGGGAGCTACTTCGTTCGTTTAGGTGACCTGGGTCCCAGCTTCCGCCAGCGGGCATTTGAACACGCGGTGAGCCACCTGCAGCACGGCCAGTTCCAAGCCAGAGATACTCTGGCCCAGCTCCAGGATTGCTTCAAGCTG ATTGAAGAGGCCCAGCAGGCTCCAGACGGCCAGCCGTGTCTGGACCAGGGCTCAGGTGCCCGTGTGGAGGATGCTGCTGTCCAGGAG GAGCGGGACGCCGGGGCTCTGTCCAGGGTCTGCGGCCTTCTCCAGCAGCTGCACACGGCCTACAGTGGCctggcctccagcctccaggGCCTGCCCGCCGAGCTCCAGCAGCCGGTGAAGCGGGCGCGGCACAGCCTCTGTGAGCTCTATGGTGTCGTGGCCTCGGCCGGCTCTGTAGAGGCGCTGCCCGCAGAGCAGCTGGTGCAGTGCCACGAGGGTGTGCACCAGGCGTGGCAGGGGCTGGAGCAGCTGCTGGAGGGCCTACAGCACAATCCCCCGCTCAGCTGGCTGGTAGGGCCCTTCGCCTTGCCCCCCGGCGGGCAGCAGCTGTAG
- the PLIN4 gene encoding perilipin-4 isoform X5: MSAPDEGRRDPPKPKGKTLGSFFGSLPGFSSARNLVANAHSSARARPATDPAGAPAAEAARPQAQAPVPTVAAHPEQTAPWTEKELQPSEKQMASGAKDLVCSKMSRAKDAVSSGMASVVDAAKGVVQGGLDTTRSALTGTKEVVSSGVTGAVDMAKGAAQGGLDTSKAVLTGTKDTVSAGLTGAVNVAKGTVQAGVDTTKTVLTGTKDTVTTGVMGAVNLAKGTVQTGVDTSKAVLTGTKDAVSTGLTGAVNVARGTIQTGVDTSKTVLTGTKDTVCSGVTGAVNVAKGTIQTGVDTTKTVLTGTKDTVCSGVTGAMNLAKGAVQGGLDTTKSVVMGTKDTVSTGFMGAANVAKGAVQTGLNTTQNIAAGTKDTICSGVTGAMNLARGTIQTGMDTTKTVLTGTKDTVCGGVTGAMNVAKGAVQGGLDTTKSVLTGTKDAVSTGLMGTANVAKGAVQTGVDTAKTVLTGTKDTVTTGLMGAVNVAKGTVQTGVDTTKTVLTGTKDTVTTGLMGAVNVAKGTVQTGVDTTKTVLTGTKNTVCSGVTGAANVAKAAVQGGLDTTKSVLTGTKDAVSTGLTGAVNMAKGTVQTGVDTTKTVLTGTKDTVCSGVTGAVNVAKGAVQGGLDTTKSVVMGTKDTVSTGLTGAANVAKGAVQTGVDTAKTVLTGTKDTVTTGLMGAVNVAKGTVQTGVDTTKTVLTGTKDTDTVCSGVTGAVNVAKGAVQTGLKTTQNIATGTKNTLGSGVTGAVNMAEGAVQMGVDTAKTVLTGTKDTVTTGLMGAVNVAKGTVQTGMDTTKTVLTGTKDTVCGGVTGAANVAKAAVQGGLDTTKSVLTGTKDAVSTGLTGAVNLAKGTVQTGVDTTKTVLTGTKDTVCSGVTGAVNVAKGTVQTGVDTAKAVLSGTKDAVTTGVMGAVNVAKGTMQTGVDTSKAVLTGTKDTVCSGVTGAMSMAKGAVQGGLDTTKAVLTGTKDAASAGLIGSGNVATGAIHTGLSTFQNWLPSTQATSWGGRTSSRTTDNGGEQTALSPREALFAGVSRPPEMLSVGPEPVWEAAATTKSLATDVATFTQGAALGREDTGPLATTHSPEETPRLAMLQNELEGLGDIFHPMNAEEQAQLAASQPGPKVLSAEQGSYFVRLGDLGPSFRQRAFEHAVSHLQHGQFQARDTLAQLQDCFKLIEEAQQAPDGQPCLDQGSGARVEDAAVQEVGLAHGWGPPTPPVGLHSPRTFLPQERDAGALSRVCGLLQQLHTAYSGLASSLQGLPAELQQPVKRARHSLCELYGVVASAGSVEALPAEQLVQCHEGVHQAWQGLEQLLEGLQHNPPLSWLVGPFALPPGGQQL, from the exons CAAATGGCGTCCGGGGCCAAAGACCTGGTGTGTTCCAAGATGTCCAGGGCCAAGGATGCCGTCTCCTCCGGGATGGCCAGCGTGGTGGATGCGGCTAAGGGAGTGGTCCAGGGAGGCCTGGATACCACTCGGTCTGCACTCACGGGCACCAAGGAGGTGGTGTCCAGCGGGGTCACGGGGGCTGTGGACATGGCTAAGGGGGCCGCCCAAGGGGGTCTGGACACCTCGAAGGCTGTCCTCACCGGCACCAAGGACACGGTGTCCGCTGGGCTCACGGGGGCAGTGAATGTGGCCAAAGGGACCGTACAGGCCGGTGTGGACACCACCAAGACTGTGCTGACCGGCACCAAAGACACAGTGACTACTGGGGTCATGGGGGCAGTGAACTTGGCCAAAGGGACTGTCCAGACCGGCGTGGACACCTCCAAGGCTGTGCTGACTGGCACCAAAGATGCTGTGTCCACTGGGCTCACGGGGGCAGTGAATGTGGCCAGAGGAACCATTCAGACCGGTGTGGACACTAGTAAGACTGTCCTAACAGGTACCAAGGACACCGTCTGTAGTGGGGTGACCGGTGCCGTGAACGTGGCCAAAGGAACCATCCAGACCGGCGTGGACACCACCAAGACTGTCCTAACCGGTACCAAGGACACCGTCTGCAGTGGGGTGACCGGTGCCATGAACTTGGCCAAAGGGGCCGTCCAGGGGGGCCTGGACACCACCAAGTCTGTGGTCATGGGTACAAAAGACACAGTGTCCACTGGGTTCATGGGGGCAGCGAACGTGGCCAAGGGGGCCGTGCAAACTGGGCTGAATACAACCCAAAATATCGCAGCAGGTACAAAGGACACCATCTGTAGTGGGGTAACTGGTGCCATGAACTTGGCCAGAGGAACCATCCAGACAGGCATGGACACCACCAAGACGGTCCTAACAGGTACCAAGGACACTGTCTGCGGTGGGGTGACCGGTGCCATGAATGTGGCCAAAGGGGCCGTCCAGGGGGGCCTGGACACCACCAAGTCTGTCCTGACTGGCACTAAAGACGCTGTGTCCACCGGGCTCATGGGGACAGCGAACGTGGCCAAGGGAGCCGTCCAGACGGGTGTAGACACAGCCAAGACCGTGCTGACCGGCACCAAGGACACAGTGACTACCGGGCTCATGGGGGCAGTGAATGTCGCCAAAGGGACTGTCCAGACCGGCGTGGACACCACCAAGACCGTGCTGACCGGCACCAAGGACACAGTGACTACCGGGCTCATGGGGGCAGTGAATGTCGCCAAAGGGACTGTCCAGACCGGCGTGGACACCACCAAGACCGTGCTGACCGGCACTAAGAATACAGTCTGCAGTGGGGTGACCGGTGCCGCGAATGTGGCCAAAGCGGCCGTCCAGGGGGGCCTGGACACCACCAAGTCTGTCCTGACTGGCACTAAAGACGCTGTGTCCACTGGGCTCACAGGGGCTGTAAACATGGCCAAAGGGACTGTCCAGACCGGCGTGGACACCACCAAGACTGTGTTAACCGGTACCAAGGACACCGTCTGCAGTGGAGTCACTGGTGCCGTGAACGTGGCCAAAGGGGCCGTCCAGGGGGGCCTGGACACCACCAAGTCTGTGGTCATGGGTACGAAAGACACAGTGTCCACCGGGCTCACGGGGGCAGCGAACGTGGCCAAGGGGGCCGTCCAGACGGGTGTAGACACAGCCAAGACCGTGCTAACCGGCACCAAGGACACAGTGACTACCGGGCTCATGGGGGCAGTGAATGTCGCCAAAGGGACTGTCCAGACCGGCGTGGACACCACCAAGACCGTGCTGACCGGCACCAAGGACACA GACACCGTCTGCAGTGGGGTCACCGGTGCCGTGAACGTGGCCAAGGGAGCTGTGCAAACTGGACTGAAAACGACCCAAAATATCGCTACAGGTACAAAGAACACCCTTGGCAGTGGGGTGACCGGTGCCGTGAACATGGCGGAAGGGGCTGTCCAGATGGGTGTAGACACAGCCAAGACCGTGCTGACCGGCACTAAGGACACAGTGACTACCGGGCTCATGGGGGCAGTGAATGTCGCCAAAGGGACCGTCCAGACCGGCATGGACACCACCAAGACTGTCCTAACCGGCACCAAGGACACTGTCTGCGGTGGGGTGACCGGTGCCGCGAATGTGGCCAAAGCGGCCGTCCAGGGGGGCCTGGACACCACCAAGTCTGTCCTGACTGGCACTAAAGACGCTGTGTCCACCGGGCTCACAGGGGCTGTGAACTTGGCCAAGGGGACTGTCCAGACCGGCGTGGACACCACCAAGACTGTGTTAACCGGTACCAAGGACACCGTCTGCAGTGGAGTCACTGGTGCTGTGAATGTGGCCAAAGGGACCGTTCAGAcaggtgtggacacagccaaGGCGGTGCTGAGTGGCACTAAAGATGCAGTGACTACTGGAGTCATGGGGGCAGTGAATGTGGCCAAAGGAACCATGCAGACTGGCGTGGACACCTCCAAGGCTGTGCTAACGGGTACCAAGGACACCGTCTGCAGTGGGGTGACCGGTGCCATGAGCATGGCCAAAGGGGCTGTCCAGGGGGGCCTGGACACCACCAAGGCAGTGCTGACCGGAACCAAAGATGCAGCGTCTGCTGGGCTCATAGGGTCAGGGAACGTGGCAACAGGGGCCATCCACACTGGCCTCAGCACCTTCCAGAATTGGTTACCTAGTACCCAGGCCACCTCCTGGGGTGGACGCACCAGTTCCAGGACCACAGACAATGGTGGGGAGCAGACTGCCCTGAGCCCCCGAGAGGCCCTGTTTGCTGGTGTCTCCAGGCCCCCAGAGATGCTCAGCGTAGGCCCGGAGCCTGTCTGGGAAGCTGCAGCCACAACCAAGAGCCTTGCGACTGACGTGGCCACGTTCACCCAAGGGGCCGCCCTGGGCAGGGAGGACACAGGGCCTTtggccaccacacacagccccgAAGAAACCCCACGCTTGGCGATGCTGCAGAATGAGTTGGAGGGACTGGGGGACATCTTCCACCCCATGAATGCAGAGGAGCAAG CTCAGCTGGCTGCCTCCCAGCCCGGGCCGAAGGTGCTGTCGGCGGAGCAGGGGAGCTACTTCGTTCGTTTAGGTGACCTGGGTCCCAGCTTCCGCCAGCGGGCATTTGAACACGCGGTGAGCCACCTGCAGCACGGCCAGTTCCAAGCCAGAGATACTCTGGCCCAGCTCCAGGATTGCTTCAAGCTG ATTGAAGAGGCCCAGCAGGCTCCAGACGGCCAGCCGTGTCTGGACCAGGGCTCAGGTGCCCGTGTGGAGGATGCTGCTGTCCAGGAGGTGGGTCTGGCACATGGCTGGGGTCCCCCCACCCCGCCCGTGGGTCTCCACTCACCTCGCACCTTCCTCCCACAGGAGCGGGACGCCGGGGCTCTGTCCAGGGTCTGCGGCCTTCTCCAGCAGCTGCACACGGCCTACAGTGGCctggcctccagcctccaggGCCTGCCCGCCGAGCTCCAGCAGCCGGTGAAGCGGGCGCGGCACAGCCTCTGTGAGCTCTATGGTGTCGTGGCCTCGGCCGGCTCTGTAGAGGCGCTGCCCGCAGAGCAGCTGGTGCAGTGCCACGAGGGTGTGCACCAGGCGTGGCAGGGGCTGGAGCAGCTGCTGGAGGGCCTACAGCACAATCCCCCGCTCAGCTGGCTGGTAGGGCCCTTCGCCTTGCCCCCCGGCGGGCAGCAGCTGTAG